In a genomic window of Scyliorhinus torazame isolate Kashiwa2021f chromosome 5, sScyTor2.1, whole genome shotgun sequence:
- the LOC140418258 gene encoding uncharacterized protein, with product MERHEATQIMGNPWKCGDCGKGFQVPSQLEIHRRSHTGERPFTCSQCGKGFIDSSTLRKHRRVHTGERPFTCSQCGKGFSQLSNLQAHQRVHTGERPFTCSQCGQRFTHLSHLRTHQRVHIGERPFICSQCGKGFTELSALQRHQRIHTGERPFTCSQCGKGFIDSSTLRIHQRIHTGDRPFTCPQCGKGFRDSSTLQKHQQFHTGERPFTCSQCGKGFTQSSGLQSHQRIHTGERPFTCSQCGKGFTQLSTLQKHQRVHTGERPFTCSQCGKGFTQLSNLHSHQRVHTGEKPFICPQCGKGLTRLSHLRTHQRVHAGERPFTSQCAMGLHTSSHQL from the coding sequence ATGGAGAGACACGAGGCAACCCAAATCATGGGGaatccgtggaaatgtggggactgtgggaagggattccaagtcccatctcagctggagattcatcgacgcagtcacactggggagaggccattcacctgctctcagtgtgggaagggattcattgattcatccaccctgcggaaacataggcgagttcacactggggagaggccgttcacctgctctcagtgtgggaagggattcagtcaattatctaaccttcaggcacaccagcgagttcacactggggagaggccattcacctgctctcagtgtgggcaaagattcactcacttatcccacctgcgcactcaccagcgagttcacattggagagaggccattcatctgctctcagtgtgggaaaggatttactgagttatccgccctgcagagacaccaacgaattcacactggggagaggccattcacctgctcccagtgtgggaagggattcattgattcatccaccctgcggatccatcagcgaattcacactggggacaggccattcacttgtccccagtgtgggaagggattccgtgattcatccaccctgcagaaacatcagcaatttcacactggggagaggccattcacctgctctcagtgtgggaagggattcactcagtcatccggcttgcagtcacaccagcgaattcacactggggagaggccattcacctgctctcagtgtgggaagggattcactcagttatccaccctgcagaaacaccagagagttcacactggggagagaccgttcacctgctctcagtgtgggaagggatttactcagttatccaacctgcattcacaccagcgagttcacactggagagaagccattcatctgccctcagtgtgggaagggactcactcggttatctcacttgcggacacaccagcgagttcacgctggggagaggcccttcactTCTCAATGTGCGATGGGATTGCATACTTCATCGCACCAGCTGTGA